The following proteins are co-located in the Pedobacter sp. FW305-3-2-15-E-R2A2 genome:
- a CDS encoding CusA/CzcA family heavy metal efflux RND transporter, giving the protein MFDKIIYFSIKNKLAIGLMTLSLIIWGVYSLTKLPIDAVPDITNNQVQIITQAPSLGAQEVEQFITAPIELAMANIPEVIEKRSISRSGISVITIVFEDETDIYWARQQVGAQLKEAEANIPKGLASPTLAPITTGLGEIYQYVLHTKKGYEKKYSATDLRTLQDWVVRTQLAGTKGVAEVSGWGGYVKQYEIALDNDKLNSLNITIADIYKALENNNENTGGSYIEQQSNSYTIRGVGQVKSLADIEKIVVKNMGGVPILIRDVATVQFGAATRYGAVTRDGEGEVVAGITLMLKGENFNEVIKHVKQRIVQIQKSLPEGVVIEPFIDRTELVGRSISTVQKNLIEGALIVIFVLLLLLGNWRAGLVVASVIPLSMLFAFAMMRLFGVSGNLMSLGAIDFGLIVDGAVIIVEAIIFRLSARNAGQDAIPLTQAQMDEEVYTASSKIRNSAAFGEIIILIVYLPLLSLVGIEGKMFKPMAQTVVFAIVGAFILSMTYVPMMTALFLSKNTTHKPNISDKIMDGLRRVYQPALVQVLKFKKLTVAFAILLFVFTLWVFNRMGGEFLPQLEEGDLAVEIAMSQGTSLTQVVETFSKAEKILKEQFPEVKQVVTRIGSAEIPTDPMPVERGDMMVAMKPKEEWTSASSKAEMSEKMEKALSILPGVNIEITQPMQMRFNELMTGVRQDVAIKIYGEDLDILTRQANKISGLIAPVQGVNEPFVEQVTGLPQIVVEYDRDKIAQYGLTISDVNTLLKTAFAGNTAGVIFEGEKRFEMVVRLERELRENISSIENLYLPLPSGNKVPLNQVASVALKNAPAQISREDGKRRIYVGFNVKGRDVERTVSEIQQILDKKLKLPSGYYLTYGGQFENLNKAKDRLSIAVPIALLLIMGLLYATFKSFGQTVLIFSAVPLSAIGGVFALLLRDMPFSISAGVGFIALFGVAVLNGIVLIGYFNQLKEEGMTDIYQRVIEGTKVRLRPVIMTAAVASLGFLPMALSGSAGAEVQKPLATVVIGGLLSATLLTLFVLPCLYLLFADKKLTKIKTGTSAKVLILAAVFSFTLAGNSNPAQAQSNPIQTQNTQNQTQHINSPLTLDSILSMAVRNNLKLKSANLGTAHAKALQKTGFDPGKTEFSLSQDPTSGGGNDNAINVTQTFAWPGLYKNQQKVLNLQTSLSEQSVRYTRAEIVRDTKIAYYHYLYFQESLKVLNFQDSVYRNFIKKAEVRFKSGETSNLELITARNKYQEVQTLKNAAKAGLRVQELQLQQLLNTKAPILLTEKTLPVLSPQANETLGISSNPLMDFHQQQMEVAKAKIALQKAKALPDFTLGYSQQLVIRSFDPAKLNRDYTPGTRIAGLQFGVAVPLFNGAGRAKVKSEKIAAQIAETEYQNAQHQFEIQYEQAFQEYLKNKQTVDYYTSEGLKQAREQLRIAQVSFDLGEIGYMEYVQNISLAVQSKITYLETLNQLNQTTIQLAFIKGE; this is encoded by the coding sequence ATGTTTGACAAGATTATTTATTTCTCCATCAAGAATAAACTAGCAATAGGTTTAATGACCCTCTCCCTCATCATTTGGGGCGTCTATTCCTTAACAAAGCTCCCCATCGATGCAGTCCCCGACATCACCAATAACCAGGTACAGATCATTACCCAGGCTCCAAGTCTGGGTGCTCAGGAGGTGGAACAATTCATCACCGCCCCGATCGAACTGGCCATGGCCAATATCCCGGAAGTGATCGAGAAACGTTCCATCTCCAGATCAGGAATCTCGGTCATCACCATCGTTTTTGAAGATGAAACCGACATTTACTGGGCAAGACAACAGGTGGGTGCCCAATTGAAAGAAGCAGAAGCCAATATCCCGAAAGGCCTCGCTTCCCCCACCCTTGCCCCGATTACAACCGGGCTGGGAGAGATTTACCAATATGTGCTCCATACCAAAAAAGGATATGAGAAAAAGTATTCTGCCACAGACCTCAGAACCTTACAAGACTGGGTAGTCCGGACACAACTGGCCGGAACCAAAGGCGTAGCCGAAGTGAGCGGATGGGGAGGTTATGTCAAACAATACGAAATCGCCCTGGATAATGATAAACTCAATTCCCTTAACATTACCATTGCAGACATCTATAAAGCCCTGGAAAATAACAATGAAAACACCGGGGGTTCTTACATCGAGCAACAGAGTAATTCTTATACCATTCGTGGTGTAGGTCAGGTAAAAAGCCTGGCTGATATTGAAAAGATTGTCGTTAAAAATATGGGTGGTGTGCCAATTCTCATCCGTGATGTCGCCACCGTTCAGTTTGGAGCAGCCACCAGATATGGAGCCGTTACCCGCGATGGTGAAGGCGAAGTGGTGGCAGGAATCACGCTCATGTTAAAGGGAGAGAACTTCAATGAAGTGATCAAACACGTCAAGCAAAGGATTGTTCAGATTCAGAAATCACTTCCCGAAGGCGTGGTCATCGAACCTTTCATCGACCGGACAGAACTCGTGGGCAGATCCATCAGTACGGTTCAGAAAAACCTGATTGAAGGAGCCCTGATCGTAATTTTTGTCCTGTTATTATTACTGGGCAACTGGAGAGCAGGCCTGGTGGTTGCTTCTGTGATCCCCCTTTCCATGTTGTTCGCCTTTGCAATGATGCGTTTATTTGGCGTTTCCGGAAACCTGATGAGCCTTGGGGCCATCGATTTCGGGCTCATTGTAGATGGCGCCGTCATCATTGTGGAAGCGATTATATTCCGCCTCAGTGCGAGAAATGCCGGCCAGGATGCCATTCCTTTAACTCAAGCCCAAATGGATGAAGAAGTATACACCGCTTCTTCTAAAATCAGAAACAGTGCTGCCTTTGGGGAAATCATCATCCTGATCGTTTACCTTCCGCTGTTATCACTCGTTGGAATTGAAGGAAAGATGTTTAAGCCCATGGCTCAAACGGTGGTATTTGCCATTGTCGGAGCATTTATCCTCTCCATGACCTATGTTCCAATGATGACGGCTTTATTCCTCAGCAAAAACACCACGCATAAACCCAATATCTCGGATAAAATCATGGATGGCCTGCGCAGGGTCTATCAGCCGGCCCTCGTACAGGTCCTGAAATTCAAGAAATTAACCGTCGCCTTTGCGATATTGCTGTTTGTCTTTACACTTTGGGTATTCAACCGGATGGGTGGAGAATTCCTGCCACAACTCGAAGAAGGTGATCTTGCGGTAGAAATCGCGATGTCGCAGGGAACCTCTCTGACACAGGTGGTGGAAACCTTCAGCAAGGCCGAAAAAATCTTAAAAGAACAATTTCCTGAGGTGAAACAAGTCGTCACAAGAATTGGAAGTGCCGAGATCCCAACCGACCCTATGCCGGTAGAACGGGGAGACATGATGGTGGCCATGAAACCTAAAGAAGAATGGACAAGCGCCAGCTCAAAAGCCGAAATGTCGGAGAAGATGGAAAAAGCACTATCCATCTTGCCAGGCGTCAATATCGAAATCACGCAGCCGATGCAAATGCGCTTCAATGAACTGATGACGGGTGTCCGCCAGGATGTAGCGATAAAAATTTATGGGGAAGACCTGGATATTTTAACCCGGCAAGCCAACAAGATTTCCGGATTAATTGCCCCCGTGCAAGGCGTAAATGAACCCTTTGTAGAACAAGTGACCGGTCTGCCGCAAATTGTAGTAGAATACGACCGCGACAAAATTGCACAATACGGACTGACGATTTCCGATGTCAACACCTTGCTAAAAACGGCCTTTGCAGGAAATACAGCAGGTGTCATCTTTGAAGGTGAAAAGCGGTTTGAGATGGTGGTCCGTTTGGAAAGAGAACTTAGAGAAAACATTTCCAGCATTGAAAACCTATACCTGCCCCTTCCTTCGGGAAACAAAGTACCCTTAAACCAGGTGGCGAGTGTTGCGCTAAAAAATGCGCCTGCCCAGATCTCCAGAGAAGATGGGAAACGCAGGATTTATGTAGGTTTCAACGTCAAAGGACGGGATGTGGAACGCACAGTATCGGAGATTCAGCAAATCCTGGATAAGAAATTAAAACTGCCTTCAGGGTATTACCTGACTTACGGCGGGCAATTTGAAAACCTGAACAAAGCCAAAGACAGGCTGTCTATAGCAGTCCCAATCGCCTTGCTATTGATCATGGGCCTCTTATATGCAACCTTCAAATCGTTCGGACAGACAGTCCTCATCTTCAGCGCTGTTCCCCTTTCGGCAATTGGCGGAGTGTTCGCCTTATTGCTTAGAGACATGCCTTTCAGCATCTCTGCCGGAGTCGGTTTCATTGCACTTTTCGGTGTTGCCGTCCTCAATGGAATCGTATTGATCGGATATTTCAATCAACTAAAAGAAGAAGGAATGACAGACATTTATCAACGGGTAATCGAAGGGACTAAAGTCAGACTTCGCCCCGTCATCATGACTGCTGCCGTGGCCTCTCTTGGCTTCCTGCCAATGGCCTTATCCGGCAGCGCAGGTGCAGAAGTACAAAAACCACTGGCGACTGTAGTGATCGGAGGACTCCTTTCTGCTACCCTGCTGACCTTATTCGTCCTGCCTTGTTTATACCTTTTGTTTGCGGATAAAAAGCTGACAAAAATCAAAACAGGAACTTCAGCTAAAGTTCTGATCCTTGCTGCGGTTTTTAGTTTTACGCTTGCAGGAAACAGCAACCCCGCTCAGGCACAAAGCAACCCAATTCAAACGCAAAACACTCAAAATCAGACACAGCATATCAACAGCCCGCTTACTTTAGACAGCATCCTGTCCATGGCGGTCCGCAATAACCTGAAACTGAAATCTGCCAACCTAGGAACCGCACATGCCAAAGCCCTGCAGAAAACAGGCTTTGATCCTGGAAAGACAGAATTTTCCCTTTCTCAGGATCCAACCAGTGGAGGAGGTAACGACAACGCCATCAATGTCACCCAGACTTTTGCATGGCCGGGTTTATACAAGAACCAGCAGAAGGTCTTGAACCTGCAAACTTCCCTCTCCGAGCAGTCGGTCCGTTATACCCGCGCAGAAATCGTCAGAGATACTAAAATCGCCTATTACCATTACCTCTACTTTCAGGAGAGTCTGAAGGTCCTTAATTTCCAGGACAGCGTTTACCGGAACTTCATCAAGAAAGCGGAAGTCCGTTTTAAATCAGGAGAGACCTCCAACCTGGAACTCATCACTGCCAGAAACAAATACCAGGAAGTACAAACCTTAAAAAATGCGGCCAAAGCAGGGTTAAGAGTCCAGGAGTTACAGCTTCAGCAATTGCTGAACACCAAAGCACCGATCTTACTTACAGAAAAAACACTTCCTGTGCTATCGCCTCAGGCAAACGAAACTTTAGGCATCAGCAGCAATCCGCTGATGGATTTTCATCAGCAGCAGATGGAAGTGGCAAAGGCAAAAATCGCTCTTCAAAAGGCGAAAGCTTTACCTGATTTCACCCTTGGTTATAGTCAGCAGCTCGTGATCAGGTCTTTCGACCCCGCAAAGCTGAACCGTGATTATACACCGGGCACCAGGATTGCAGGTCTTCAGTTTGGCGTCGCCGTTCCCTTGTTCAATGGCGCAGGCCGTGCAAAGGTAAAAAGCGAAAAGATCGCAGCACAGATTGCAGAAACAGAGTACCAGAATGCGCAGCATCAATTTGAAATTCAATATGAACAGGCATTTCAGGAGTACCTGAAAAACAAGCAGACCGTTGATTATTACACTTCTGAAGGATTAAAACAGGCCAGGGAACAGTTGCGCATTGCACAAGTCTCCTTTGATCTCGGCGAAATCGGCTACATGGAATACGTCCAGAACATTTCGCTTGCGGTTCAAAGTAAGATCACTTACCTGGAAACCCTCAACCAATTAAACCAAACCACCATTCAATTAGCATTTATCAAAGGAGAATAA
- a CDS encoding DUF6660 family protein, which yields MRYLAILFTFCVLALSVWPCCDDEANLSTHETQYNEVKEVPCDAEESPHTCSPFFHCSSCQAFALTSPAYLVQTTAPFKKEISYPELPISPVIVFAGDIWQPPQLV from the coding sequence GTGAGATACTTAGCTATTCTATTTACGTTCTGCGTTCTGGCCCTTTCGGTATGGCCATGCTGTGACGATGAAGCTAACCTGAGTACGCATGAAACCCAATACAACGAGGTAAAAGAGGTCCCTTGCGATGCTGAAGAGAGTCCGCATACCTGCTCCCCTTTCTTTCATTGCAGCAGCTGTCAGGCTTTCGCACTGACCAGTCCTGCTTATCTTGTACAAACTACCGCTCCCTTTAAAAAAGAAATCAGTTATCCTGAATTGCCCATTTCTCCTGTAATCGTATTTGCAGGCGACATCTGGCAACCGCCTCAGTTGGTATAA
- a CDS encoding RHS repeat domain-containing protein, giving the protein MKGILNALALLLLSVFFVPGSSAQIGMQTTVSQPLSPNAASLGKYVEMPVSYYSGIPEIGIPLCVLQTKDFSVPVTLSYHASGVKCREIPGWVGAGFSLNAGGVITRIVRGLPGPALWGITPPYPDARKMPNVDAEFSTGKLDTEGDEYYFNFMGFSGNFIFGQDGKIMMKEVNNLYGEFASDKFKFIDGNGLEYYFDVAETNTGGAYPYFSAWYLTKIRQPFKNEQIEFNYESEGSNTYRMNYYPTDYYEIFRYEDRSPQDGWGNPACDPTHAVGAVSEQTKTNNLLLKSIIHKTDTIKFYRNNSARTDVYKIRLDSIKLFSGTQMISRTRFAYTYSDSTTDSLAKKMLLDSLNINDEPAYRFSYFGPYMGKKMPGPNNQGQDFWGYYNGEDQMLFADDQRFLLRFKYLHGNGVTLGSIANSSFKNPDFKYTRIGALKSISYPTGGKTEFEYEGNEYAYPVFPEESSSMAMDSLRQTSCPSGFPPVMTKTAEFILHHNQTVNLETKLGMAGYINTWTDYQNYVYMGGLGAPAMARIYKYNEATGVFDLLNNWSFNPVTAVGGIGAPNPGIGFGTVKPKGTSTQNYPISLTEGRYKLETEIPGYGFSAEIKQNSEFKYKKPGRTQSGNTYYVYNAGGIRIKKIKFTSPVNSSSFEKNYDYSYKGITSGVFEVPFFNLTSKLYWGEMRIKYGQGPQGEDVVIGPQICTFFLLNQNNLVPLGNGKGGVVGYAQVTESMNDGRKRVMQFTNGYSDGIQDPLFDGIQDEYFYTALSDLMVFERAGNNNSSLRGRMKKAWSMDASGKKISQEAHRFAFLPSGVPGNSFLYLRVNPFSGPVNPGNNYGTTWASYSFTQNMIAPSIDSAWYFNGTDTLKQMTKYTYNNTRFINPSKVTSVNSDGDTTITNFKYPYDYTISGTSSLAFSKGIKNLQDKHVIAVPVETYVEKKPASGTAKTVSAQLASFKVDIPAADTVYSLINTTGLSDFVPANFTVSTAAKDSRYQRQLLFNKYDTYGNVVEQRKEGDVKEVLVWGYKKRYIVARVLSSDYNTVMALVDTAIINDPPSDAIMRTELNKIRTGLAITQPKAKVTSYTYAILRGMTSMTDARGETVYYEYDTFGRLKRAKDADGQIVENQWYHYKP; this is encoded by the coding sequence ATGAAAGGAATTTTAAACGCTCTTGCTTTATTGCTGCTGTCGGTTTTTTTTGTTCCAGGCAGTTCAGCTCAAATAGGGATGCAAACCACAGTGTCCCAGCCTTTATCTCCCAATGCCGCATCTCTGGGTAAATATGTAGAAATGCCAGTCAGTTATTACAGTGGCATTCCGGAGATTGGCATTCCATTATGTGTTTTACAAACCAAAGATTTTAGTGTTCCTGTTACTTTGAGCTATCATGCTTCCGGGGTAAAATGCCGGGAGATTCCGGGATGGGTTGGAGCAGGGTTTAGCCTGAATGCGGGTGGAGTGATTACGAGGATTGTCCGCGGACTTCCGGGGCCTGCACTTTGGGGCATTACACCGCCTTATCCTGACGCCAGGAAGATGCCGAATGTAGATGCTGAATTTTCCACGGGTAAACTGGATACCGAAGGCGATGAGTATTATTTTAATTTTATGGGTTTCAGTGGTAATTTCATCTTCGGGCAGGATGGTAAAATAATGATGAAGGAGGTGAATAACCTGTATGGGGAGTTTGCCAGTGATAAATTTAAGTTTATCGACGGAAATGGATTGGAGTATTATTTTGACGTTGCTGAAACCAATACCGGAGGCGCCTATCCTTATTTCAGTGCCTGGTATTTAACCAAAATCCGACAGCCTTTTAAAAACGAACAGATCGAATTTAATTATGAAAGCGAAGGCAGTAATACCTATCGGATGAATTATTATCCGACAGACTATTACGAAATCTTCAGGTATGAAGACCGCTCACCTCAGGACGGATGGGGAAATCCGGCTTGTGATCCGACGCATGCTGTTGGAGCGGTATCAGAACAAACTAAAACCAATAACCTGTTGTTAAAATCGATCATTCATAAAACTGATACGATCAAATTTTACCGGAACAACAGCGCCAGGACCGATGTATATAAGATCAGGTTAGATAGTATTAAACTATTTAGCGGAACACAAATGATTAGCCGGACCAGGTTTGCTTATACTTATAGTGACAGCACTACCGATAGCCTGGCTAAGAAAATGCTGCTGGACAGTTTGAATATTAATGATGAACCGGCTTACCGCTTCAGTTATTTCGGACCTTATATGGGTAAGAAAATGCCGGGACCAAATAATCAGGGGCAAGATTTTTGGGGTTATTATAACGGGGAAGATCAGATGCTTTTTGCTGATGATCAACGCTTTTTACTCCGGTTTAAGTATTTGCACGGTAACGGCGTAACGCTGGGTTCGATTGCCAACAGCAGTTTTAAAAACCCGGATTTCAAATACACCAGGATTGGGGCTTTAAAAAGCATCAGCTATCCTACAGGCGGTAAAACAGAATTTGAATACGAAGGTAATGAATATGCTTACCCTGTTTTTCCGGAAGAATCGAGCTCAATGGCTATGGATTCCCTCCGACAAACGAGTTGTCCCAGCGGATTTCCTCCTGTGATGACCAAGACTGCAGAGTTTATTCTGCATCACAATCAGACCGTAAATCTGGAGACTAAACTCGGAATGGCAGGCTATATCAATACCTGGACTGATTACCAGAATTATGTATATATGGGAGGGCTTGGGGCACCTGCTATGGCCCGGATTTATAAGTATAATGAGGCTACCGGAGTCTTTGATTTGCTAAACAATTGGTCTTTCAACCCGGTTACTGCGGTTGGTGGGATTGGTGCCCCTAATCCGGGCATCGGTTTTGGCACTGTTAAACCTAAAGGGACGTCCACGCAAAACTACCCCATAAGCCTTACTGAAGGAAGGTACAAACTGGAGACAGAGATCCCGGGTTATGGTTTCAGTGCAGAAATAAAGCAGAACAGCGAATTCAAGTATAAAAAGCCGGGGAGGACTCAGTCCGGTAATACTTATTATGTCTATAATGCCGGCGGGATCCGGATTAAAAAAATCAAATTTACCAGCCCTGTAAACAGTTCTTCTTTTGAAAAGAATTATGATTACAGTTATAAAGGCATTACTTCCGGTGTTTTTGAGGTTCCCTTTTTTAACCTGACTTCAAAGCTTTACTGGGGGGAAATGAGGATAAAATATGGACAGGGGCCTCAAGGTGAGGATGTGGTCATAGGTCCGCAGATCTGTACCTTTTTCCTGCTCAACCAGAACAATCTGGTTCCCCTGGGGAATGGTAAGGGGGGCGTGGTCGGTTATGCGCAGGTTACCGAAAGTATGAATGACGGGCGAAAAAGGGTGATGCAGTTTACTAACGGCTATTCTGATGGCATTCAGGATCCCCTGTTTGATGGAATTCAAGACGAGTATTTTTACACTGCTTTGTCAGACCTGATGGTTTTTGAGCGTGCAGGGAACAATAATTCTTCGTTGAGAGGAAGAATGAAAAAAGCATGGTCTATGGATGCTTCAGGAAAGAAAATCAGTCAGGAGGCACATAGGTTTGCATTTTTGCCGAGCGGAGTTCCCGGCAATAGTTTCCTGTACCTTAGGGTAAATCCCTTTTCAGGGCCTGTCAATCCGGGAAATAATTATGGGACCACCTGGGCTTCTTATAGTTTTACCCAGAACATGATTGCCCCCAGTATAGATTCTGCCTGGTATTTCAATGGTACAGATACGCTGAAACAAATGACAAAGTATACGTACAATAATACCAGGTTTATCAATCCTTCAAAGGTGACCAGCGTAAACTCCGATGGGGATACCACCATTACCAATTTTAAGTATCCTTATGATTATACGATTTCCGGAACAAGTTCCCTTGCTTTTTCCAAAGGAATCAAGAACCTTCAGGATAAACATGTGATCGCTGTTCCGGTGGAGACTTATGTGGAGAAGAAACCGGCTTCAGGAACGGCAAAGACGGTAAGCGCACAATTGGCTTCCTTTAAGGTGGATATCCCGGCTGCGGACACGGTTTATAGTCTGATCAATACCACAGGGCTGAGTGATTTTGTCCCGGCAAATTTTACCGTAAGTACAGCGGCCAAAGACAGCAGATATCAACGCCAGTTGCTGTTTAATAAGTACGATACGTATGGAAATGTAGTGGAGCAGCGCAAAGAGGGAGACGTAAAGGAAGTGCTGGTCTGGGGATATAAAAAGAGATATATCGTTGCCAGGGTTCTGAGCAGTGATTACAATACTGTAATGGCGTTGGTCGATACCGCAATCATCAATGACCCCCCCAGCGATGCGATAATGCGCACGGAACTGAACAAGATCCGTACCGGCCTCGCCATTACTCAACCGAAGGCCAAAGTAACGAGCTATACCTATGCCATATTAAGGGGAATGACCAGTATGACCGATGCCAGGGGGGAAACGGTGTATTATGAATATGATACGTTTGGCAGGCTGAAACGGGCGAAAGATGCGGATGGGCAGATTGTAGAAAATCAATGGTACCATTATAAACCTTAA